One stretch of Chryseobacterium fluminis DNA includes these proteins:
- a CDS encoding SDR family NAD(P)-dependent oxidoreductase gives MNQNTAKTVLILGANSDVAKQCIRQYVQKGFSVIAASRNTGSLDHFVQENHLNSKVKVLSFDAVDFDAHQPFYNQLPVKPHIVVYAAGFLVDNEKAMKDFRGAQQMMLVNYMGAVSILNIIATDANNRNLERIVGLSSLSGVRGRKSNFVYGSTKAAFTTYLAGLRQELSVRNITVNALVIGYIRTKINEGLQLNESLMMEPDYVAGHIVNAGNSFTIVPNFKWKLIYWILKILPESVVAKLP, from the coding sequence ATGAATCAAAACACTGCTAAAACCGTTCTTATTCTGGGGGCCAATTCCGACGTAGCCAAACAATGCATCAGGCAATACGTTCAAAAAGGATTTTCAGTGATAGCCGCCTCCAGAAATACAGGGTCGTTGGATCATTTTGTTCAGGAAAATCATCTGAATTCGAAAGTTAAAGTTTTGTCTTTTGATGCGGTTGATTTTGATGCTCATCAGCCATTTTATAACCAGCTTCCGGTAAAACCACATATTGTTGTTTATGCTGCAGGATTTTTGGTGGATAATGAAAAAGCCATGAAAGATTTCAGAGGCGCTCAGCAGATGATGTTGGTGAATTATATGGGAGCGGTCTCCATTCTAAATATCATTGCTACAGATGCCAATAATAGAAATTTAGAAAGAATCGTTGGATTATCATCGCTATCAGGTGTTCGGGGACGGAAAAGCAATTTCGTTTACGGAAGTACAAAAGCGGCTTTTACCACCTATCTGGCCGGATTGAGACAGGAATTGTCCGTCAGGAATATTACAGTCAACGCTTTGGTGATAGGGTATATAAGAACGAAGATCAATGAAGGTTTACAATTGAATGAATCATTAATGATGGAGCCGGATTATGTAGCCGGGCATATTGTCAATGCCGGAAACTCTTTTACCATTGTTCCGAATTTTAAATGGAAACTCATTTATTGGATTTTAAAAATACTGCCTGAGAGTGTGGTGGCGAAGCTGCCATGA
- the yajC gene encoding preprotein translocase subunit YajC: MLSIFLQAAPGGGSSSPMMLIMMGVMFVGFYFLMIRPQMKKQKQEKNFQETLKVGTRVVLTSGLHGRIAQIQDDGFVIETLSGKLKFEKAAVSREFTENRFGDKAKAAEKTTADKKEIETEKK; encoded by the coding sequence ATGTTATCAATATTTTTACAGGCAGCTCCGGGCGGGGGTTCTTCATCTCCGATGATGCTTATCATGATGGGGGTGATGTTTGTAGGTTTTTATTTTTTGATGATAAGACCTCAGATGAAGAAGCAGAAGCAGGAAAAAAACTTTCAGGAGACGTTGAAAGTCGGAACCAGGGTAGTTCTTACTTCAGGTCTGCACGGGAGAATTGCCCAGATCCAGGATGATGGCTTCGTGATCGAAACATTATCGGGAAAATTAAAATTTGAGAAAGCTGCTGTATCAAGAGAGTTTACAGAAAACCGTTTCGGGGATAAAGCAAAAGCTGCTGAAAAAACCACAGCAGACAAAAAAGAAATAGAAACTGAAAAGAAATAA
- a CDS encoding DUF1573 domain-containing protein: protein MKKTLSIIALSIIGLGLVSCKKEATGTEVTANADSTAVQTDNMAPADSSAASATTEAAAAPVSNQPTTSVALSENNFDFGNIKKGDKVEHVYEVTNTGTNPLVISEVKPGCGCTAPDFTKDPILPGKKGKITLHFDSSNFDGNVSKYADVFANVEKAPIKLTFTANIQP from the coding sequence ATGAAAAAGACGTTATCAATTATCGCCTTGTCGATCATAGGCCTTGGTTTAGTTTCTTGTAAAAAAGAAGCTACAGGAACAGAAGTTACTGCTAATGCAGATTCTACTGCTGTTCAAACTGATAATATGGCTCCTGCCGATTCATCAGCTGCCTCTGCTACTACAGAAGCTGCCGCTGCACCGGTTTCTAACCAGCCTACAACATCTGTTGCTTTATCAGAAAATAATTTTGATTTTGGAAATATCAAAAAGGGAGATAAAGTGGAGCACGTGTACGAAGTGACCAATACGGGAACTAATCCTTTAGTGATCTCTGAAGTAAAGCCTGGATGCGGATGTACGGCTCCGGATTTTACAAAAGATCCGATTTTACCGGGTAAGAAAGGAAAAATCACCTTACATTTTGACTCTTCAAACTTTGACGGAAACGTGAGCAAGTATGCTGATGTATTTGCCAATGTAGAAAAAGCACCTATCAAATTAACATTTACTGCAAATATTCAACCTTAA
- the nusB gene encoding transcription antitermination factor NusB, producing the protein MLGRRQIREKVVQTVYSYYQNPLKFDVLEKNLFSGIDKIYYLYIYQLNFLVALKDLAENQIEIGKNKYLKTDADINPNQKFINNQVLRKLEENPERLFFTSQHKQLKWDLHDDLLVKTFQRITAGKRYQDFMKEDEYSFEEDQKFIGKLFLRYIAENDDFHEYLGDKELSWYDDIHIANSMVQKTIGFLKEEEESRTLIKMIKDEEDKTFAAKLLRDTLNNWEANEKKLSERLENWDLERVSLMDKVILSTAIAELDNFPFTPSRVVINEYIEIAKVFATDRSNIFINGILDKYCKDQNRI; encoded by the coding sequence ATGTTAGGAAGACGACAAATCCGTGAAAAAGTAGTACAAACTGTGTATTCTTATTACCAGAATCCCTTAAAGTTTGATGTTTTAGAGAAAAATCTATTCTCCGGAATAGACAAAATCTATTATTTATACATCTACCAGCTTAATTTTTTGGTTGCGCTAAAAGATTTAGCCGAAAATCAGATCGAAATCGGGAAAAACAAATACCTGAAGACTGATGCTGATATTAACCCTAACCAAAAATTCATTAACAATCAGGTGTTACGCAAACTGGAAGAAAACCCTGAAAGATTATTCTTTACAAGTCAGCACAAGCAATTGAAATGGGATCTGCATGATGATTTATTGGTGAAAACCTTTCAGAGAATCACTGCCGGAAAGCGTTATCAGGATTTTATGAAAGAAGATGAATATTCTTTTGAAGAAGATCAGAAATTTATCGGAAAATTATTTTTGCGTTATATTGCTGAAAACGATGATTTCCATGAATATCTTGGAGATAAGGAATTATCATGGTATGATGATATTCATATTGCCAATTCAATGGTACAAAAAACGATCGGGTTTCTGAAAGAAGAGGAGGAAAGCAGAACTTTAATTAAAATGATTAAAGATGAAGAGGATAAAACATTTGCTGCCAAATTATTAAGAGATACACTGAACAATTGGGAAGCAAATGAAAAGAAACTTTCAGAAAGACTGGAGAACTGGGATCTGGAAAGAGTTTCGTTAATGGATAAAGTAATATTATCTACGGCTATTGCGGAGCTTGATAATTTTCCTTTTACGCCTTCAAGAGTAGTTATTAATGAATATATCGAGATTGCAAAAGTATTTGCCACAGACCGGTCAAATATCTTCATTAATGGAATTTTAGATAAATATTGTAAAGATCAAAATAGAATTTAA
- a CDS encoding ABC transporter ATP-binding protein: MKALKTLNPYFWKHKILLFWGLLFIIASNFFNIYKVQFVGKSVDELTKGGHLGFNRQVLIYVAIIVGCSLLTGFFTFMMRQTIIVASRRIEYELKNKIYRHYQDLSLTDYKQTTIGDLMNRLSEDVVAVRMYLGPGVMYVVNLIVLLLITSIYMVKTDVSMTVWTLLPLPVLSFIIFKVSSIINKKSKIMQKSQSAISTFVQDSFSGIRVVKFFAKEKYIKNNYGIKVTDYQDKALDLAKTEAYFFTIILFVIGLLNVAVILIGGQKYIAGELSVGKIADFFMYINILIWPFSMVGWVTSVNQRAEASMQRINEFMDKQSEILNKNFDKYPIKGNIEFRNVSYTYPNTGIKALDHLSFTLKAGESLAIMGKTGSGKSTIALLLCRLIDPTEGEILIDGKNLKEHNLENYRNFIGYIPQESYLFSDTIENNIGFAIDDPTHEKVVEYAKIADVDKNIIEFKEQYKTLVGERGVMLSGGQKQRICIARALIKDPKIIIFDDSLSALDTETEQNILENIDAKIHNATSIIITHRESSAQRADKIINLTEITNSVTA; this comes from the coding sequence ATGAAAGCTTTAAAAACTCTGAACCCTTACTTCTGGAAGCACAAAATATTATTGTTTTGGGGGTTATTATTCATTATTGCCAGTAATTTTTTCAATATATATAAAGTTCAGTTTGTAGGAAAATCAGTGGACGAACTTACAAAAGGAGGCCACCTTGGTTTTAACCGACAGGTATTGATTTACGTTGCTATTATCGTAGGATGTTCTCTTCTTACAGGATTTTTCACTTTTATGATGCGCCAGACGATTATTGTGGCTTCAAGAAGAATTGAATATGAACTTAAAAATAAAATTTACAGGCATTATCAGGATTTGTCTCTGACCGATTACAAACAAACAACAATCGGAGATTTGATGAACAGGCTGAGTGAAGACGTCGTCGCCGTAAGAATGTATCTGGGACCTGGGGTGATGTATGTGGTGAATTTAATTGTTCTTCTGCTGATCACCAGCATTTATATGGTGAAAACGGATGTTTCGATGACCGTGTGGACGTTGCTACCCCTACCCGTACTATCTTTTATCATATTTAAAGTGAGTTCGATTATCAATAAAAAATCGAAGATCATGCAGAAAAGCCAGTCTGCTATCTCCACTTTTGTACAGGATAGTTTTTCCGGAATCCGGGTAGTGAAATTTTTTGCAAAAGAAAAATACATTAAAAATAATTACGGTATTAAAGTAACCGACTATCAGGACAAAGCTCTGGATTTAGCAAAAACTGAAGCCTACTTCTTTACGATTATTCTATTCGTCATCGGATTGCTGAACGTCGCGGTTATTTTGATAGGAGGACAGAAATATATCGCCGGAGAATTGAGTGTCGGGAAAATCGCTGATTTTTTCATGTATATTAATATCCTGATCTGGCCGTTTTCTATGGTCGGATGGGTAACTTCTGTCAATCAGAGAGCGGAAGCTTCCATGCAGAGGATTAATGAATTTATGGATAAGCAATCAGAGATTTTAAATAAAAATTTTGACAAATACCCTATTAAAGGAAATATTGAGTTCAGAAATGTATCTTATACTTATCCGAATACCGGAATTAAAGCCCTTGATCATTTAAGTTTTACCTTAAAGGCGGGTGAATCCCTGGCTATTATGGGCAAGACCGGAAGCGGAAAGTCTACCATTGCTTTATTGCTCTGCAGGTTAATAGATCCTACTGAAGGTGAAATTTTAATTGACGGTAAAAACCTTAAAGAACATAATTTAGAAAATTACCGGAACTTCATCGGATACATTCCACAGGAAAGCTACCTGTTTTCAGATACCATTGAAAATAACATTGGTTTCGCCATCGATGATCCTACTCACGAAAAGGTAGTTGAATATGCTAAGATTGCAGATGTAGATAAGAATATCATTGAGTTCAAAGAACAGTATAAAACACTCGTTGGTGAACGTGGCGTCATGCTTTCGGGAGGTCAGAAACAGAGAATCTGTATCGCCAGAGCCCTGATTAAAGACCCGAAAATCATTATTTTCGACGATTCACTTTCTGCGCTGGATACTGAGACCGAACAGAACATCCTTGAGAATATAGATGCTAAAATTCACAATGCAACATCTATAATCATCACACACAGAGAGTCTAGCGCTCAGAGAGCCGATAAAATTATTAATCTTACCGAAATTACCAATTCTGTAACTGCATAG
- a CDS encoding DUF3276 family protein → MSEYKERHENEIFTKVLKAGRRTYFFDVRETKAGDYYLTITESKKNFGENGEATFEKHKIYLYKEDFKSFQEMFNESTDFIINEKGEDVISEKHDKDFKSKSFTIDSDDEV, encoded by the coding sequence ATGAGTGAATACAAGGAACGCCATGAAAATGAAATTTTCACGAAGGTGTTAAAAGCAGGGAGAAGAACTTATTTCTTTGATGTGCGTGAGACGAAAGCAGGAGATTATTATCTTACGATTACCGAAAGTAAAAAGAACTTCGGAGAGAATGGAGAGGCTACATTCGAGAAACACAAAATTTATCTTTATAAAGAAGATTTTAAAAGTTTTCAGGAGATGTTTAATGAATCCACAGATTTCATCATTAACGAGAAGGGTGAGGATGTAATATCAGAAAAGCATGACAAAGACTTCAAAAGCAAATCTTTCACTATAGATTCTGACGACGAAGTCTAA